In Neomonachus schauinslandi unplaced genomic scaffold, ASM220157v2 HiC_scaffold_1646, whole genome shotgun sequence, a single genomic region encodes these proteins:
- the LOC123323868 gene encoding ubiquitin-conjugating enzyme E2 L3-like, with amino-acid sequence PCQIQVAASRRLMKDNPPYDKGAFQIEINFPAEYPLKAPKIIFKTKICHPNIDEKGQVCLPGISAENWKPATRTGQVIQSLTALVNDPQPEHPLRADLAEEYSKDRKKFCKNAEDVPKKYGEKRPVD; translated from the exons CCATGCCAGATCCAAGTAgcggccagcaggaggctgatgaag GACAACCCCCCATATGATAAGGGGGCTTTCCAAATCGAAATCAACTTTCCAGCAGAGTACCCACTCAAAGCACCGAagatcatatttaaaacaaagatctgtCACCCAAACATCGATGAAAAGGGGCAGGTCTGTCTGCCAGGAATTAGtgctgaaaactggaagccagcaaCCAGAACCGGCCAAGTAATCCAGTCCCTCACAGCACTGGTGAACGACCCCCAGCCCGAGCACCCACTTCGGGCTGACCTAGCTGAAGAATACTCTAAGGAccgtaaaaaattctgtaagaacgcTGAAGACGTTCCAAAGAAATACGGGGAGAAGCGACCTGTGGACTAA